The following are encoded in a window of Simkaniaceae bacterium genomic DNA:
- a CDS encoding RNA methyltransferase, translating to MIDHPFFSELSRHFTDSEIIASLTPFLTKERLEKIETILSSRLNGVHLAVESPADLYNALAMVRSAEAFGVMQMHIITSEIRRRSGKKTSQGTSRWVNIHYHNSLDSFTSIIKKHQIALYGAVVDSNNTPDDLDLSRPCCLLFGNEQRGLSEEAKTTCDQLFTIPTVGMVESLNLSVATGISLYALFRKKQTQGLISSFDQKELDHWKAYYILQSLGLEKSKKILKHLFKSIERNI from the coding sequence ATGATTGATCACCCTTTTTTTTCTGAACTCTCCCGGCATTTTACAGATAGTGAAATCATCGCATCATTGACCCCTTTTTTAACCAAAGAACGCCTTGAAAAAATCGAGACAATTTTATCGAGCCGACTGAATGGTGTGCATCTCGCCGTTGAATCTCCGGCCGATCTCTATAATGCGCTTGCAATGGTCCGTTCTGCAGAAGCTTTTGGCGTGATGCAGATGCACATTATCACTTCGGAAATCAGACGCCGATCGGGTAAAAAAACGTCACAGGGAACATCCCGATGGGTCAATATCCATTATCACAACAGTTTGGATTCATTCACTTCAATCATAAAAAAGCACCAAATTGCTTTATACGGAGCTGTCGTTGATAGTAACAATACACCGGATGATTTAGATTTAAGTCGACCTTGTTGTCTACTCTTTGGCAATGAACAGCGAGGGCTATCGGAAGAGGCCAAAACAACTTGTGATCAGCTATTCACGATTCCAACAGTAGGAATGGTAGAAAGCTTGAATTTATCTGTTGCAACCGGAATTAGCCTCTATGCACTATTTCGGAAAAAACAGACACAAGGCCTCATTAGCTCTTTTGATCAAAAAGAGCTCGATCACTGGAAAGCCTATTATATCCTGCAATCTTTGGGGTTAGAAAAATCTAAAAAAATCCTGAAACATCTTTTCAAATCAATTGAAAGAAATATATAA
- a CDS encoding GNAT family N-acetyltransferase, translating into MSYSVEQVNLATQNEMLRFLKKHENYSMYLRGNFEECGLHLNSKPNSGNFKAVRNQEGICAVFTLTKRGTLLVFSEMQDEDLFRSIITVCQKEQIPLKGVIGEWTFCHQFWEFLKKEQAIADERLASKEILYGLDLTQSPFVDGGGVRNLFLEDFDLWKILKNNDLIEQNIPLDLSDDQLKDEFQGKSHKGMVWGVFQDKQLISIGELNAKTHDLSVVGGVYTEPSFRRKGFAKLLMKRIITDVKLNQQGKKMILFARETNEPAQKLYQSLGFEQIGYFSLFFA; encoded by the coding sequence ATGAGTTATTCAGTCGAACAAGTCAATTTGGCAACGCAAAATGAGATGCTTCGCTTTTTAAAAAAGCATGAAAACTATTCGATGTATTTGCGCGGGAATTTTGAAGAATGTGGGCTTCATTTAAACTCAAAGCCTAATTCGGGGAATTTTAAAGCGGTTCGCAACCAAGAAGGGATTTGCGCGGTCTTTACTCTAACCAAGAGAGGGACACTTCTTGTTTTTTCTGAAATGCAAGATGAAGATCTTTTCCGATCTATTATTACCGTTTGCCAAAAAGAACAAATTCCTCTCAAAGGCGTTATCGGTGAGTGGACTTTTTGTCATCAGTTTTGGGAGTTTTTGAAAAAAGAGCAAGCCATTGCTGATGAAAGACTCGCTTCTAAAGAAATTTTATACGGACTTGATTTGACTCAATCTCCCTTTGTTGATGGGGGCGGTGTGCGCAATCTATTTTTAGAAGATTTTGATCTGTGGAAAATTTTAAAAAACAATGATTTAATCGAGCAAAACATCCCATTAGATCTTTCAGATGATCAACTCAAAGATGAGTTTCAGGGTAAATCCCACAAGGGAATGGTCTGGGGAGTATTTCAAGATAAGCAGCTCATTTCAATTGGGGAACTTAACGCAAAAACGCATGATTTATCTGTTGTTGGAGGCGTCTATACTGAACCGTCTTTTCGTAGGAAAGGCTTTGCAAAGCTCTTAATGAAGCGCATTATCACCGATGTGAAGCTCAATCAGCAGGGAAAAAAAATGATTCTTTTTGCTCGTGAAACCAATGAGCCTGCACAAAAGCTCTATCAATCGCTTGGATTTGAGCAAATTGGCTACTTTTCATTATTTTTTGCATGA
- a CDS encoding DUF2608 domain-containing protein, whose protein sequence is MFRYILMLCLFSIGLMNGRIIEIKEMKEAFQEIDQDTLIIFDIDNTLIEPIQELGNDQWFRHRIRVHELHGSSSDDALERALAEWMSVQCITEVKLVEPGIDQLIQDLQNKGHMMLGLTTRGLGMATRTAYQLQSLGIDLSKSVPSKEDYLFENGHSCLFRHGIIFTANSHKGNALEKLLTHLKLTPKKIIFINDKYSHMIPVDEKCEELKIPFIGYRYSYLDHKVENFQSDVADLQFERFRFILSDHEAMRMLTRITENQ, encoded by the coding sequence ATGTTTCGTTATATTTTGATGCTTTGTCTTTTCTCTATTGGCCTCATGAATGGCCGGATTATTGAAATTAAAGAGATGAAAGAGGCATTCCAAGAAATCGATCAAGATACCCTCATCATTTTTGATATTGATAATACCTTAATTGAACCGATTCAAGAGCTGGGAAATGATCAGTGGTTTCGCCACCGCATCCGAGTTCATGAGCTTCACGGATCTTCATCAGATGATGCCCTCGAAAGAGCGCTTGCAGAGTGGATGTCGGTACAATGCATTACGGAAGTGAAACTCGTTGAGCCGGGAATTGATCAACTCATTCAAGATTTGCAAAATAAAGGCCACATGATGCTCGGTCTGACAACACGAGGTCTTGGTATGGCGACAAGAACCGCCTATCAACTTCAATCACTTGGAATTGATCTTTCTAAATCAGTCCCTTCAAAGGAAGATTACCTTTTTGAAAATGGTCATAGCTGCCTATTTCGTCATGGCATCATTTTCACTGCAAATTCACATAAGGGAAATGCCCTTGAAAAACTGCTGACCCATTTAAAGTTAACCCCTAAAAAAATCATCTTTATTAATGATAAATACTCCCATATGATTCCGGTTGATGAAAAATGCGAAGAATTGAAAATCCCTTTCATCGGATATCGCTATAGCTATCTCGACCATAAAGTTGAAAACTTTCAGAGCGATGTTGCCGATCTGCAATTTGAGCGTTTCCGCTTTATCCTTTCCGATCATGAAGCGATGCGCATGCTTACGCGAATAACTGAAAATCAGTAA
- a CDS encoding MFS transporter — protein sequence MVRFFFIMIGNVLYHFDRALFGFLIPFLAPHFFKEGDSSYALLKMYAIIPLSLLMKPLGALFFGSLGDRIGHQKILSITLMGMSVLTILMGCLPLYDQIGTLAPFLLVWIRLGVYFFSAAETTGGAFTLLNQVNPEKRNLWSSLFDASSILGIIIASWSVYWVSQIENGWRSLFLCGGIVGLIGWKLRRGRNGTKNALERVPFQWETLWIYRKQMITIASVAGLSYANYNFITVFMNGFLPLISSISKTEALRLNTHLLLFDMLLLPCCGLLATRWDRNKMIFITIAILSVAIVPLILLLSEATTLRAAAVRLCLTGLGVCLAAPFHAWAYEQAPEKHRLTIGALGVALGGLVFGAPLPMISLWLYQKTGLIVAAAMPIVAIGVMSLYRMSKERLGLRTQS from the coding sequence GTGGTTCGTTTCTTTTTTATTATGATCGGCAATGTCCTATATCATTTCGATCGCGCTTTATTTGGCTTTTTAATTCCTTTTCTTGCCCCCCATTTTTTTAAAGAAGGTGATTCGAGCTATGCCCTGCTTAAAATGTATGCGATCATTCCCCTGAGTTTATTGATGAAGCCTTTGGGGGCACTTTTCTTTGGAAGTTTAGGGGATCGCATAGGACATCAAAAGATTTTATCCATCACATTGATGGGGATGTCAGTTCTCACCATTTTGATGGGGTGTTTGCCTCTTTATGATCAAATTGGTACATTGGCGCCATTTTTATTGGTGTGGATTCGGTTAGGCGTTTATTTTTTTTCAGCAGCGGAAACAACCGGAGGGGCTTTTACACTTCTCAATCAAGTGAACCCGGAGAAGAGAAACTTATGGAGCAGCCTTTTTGATGCCTCAAGCATTTTGGGTATCATCATTGCCTCATGGTCTGTTTATTGGGTCAGTCAGATCGAGAATGGATGGCGCTCTTTATTTTTATGTGGTGGGATTGTAGGGCTCATTGGCTGGAAATTGAGAAGGGGAAGGAATGGAACGAAAAATGCACTTGAGAGAGTGCCGTTTCAATGGGAAACGCTGTGGATTTATCGCAAACAGATGATAACGATTGCAAGCGTTGCCGGGCTATCTTATGCCAATTACAATTTCATTACCGTTTTTATGAATGGCTTTTTACCCTTGATCAGTTCGATTTCTAAAACAGAGGCACTTAGGCTCAATACTCATCTCTTATTATTTGATATGCTTTTATTGCCATGTTGTGGTCTTTTAGCGACTCGATGGGATCGCAATAAGATGATTTTCATCACCATTGCAATCCTATCTGTTGCAATTGTCCCCCTTATTTTGCTGTTATCAGAGGCGACGACCTTGCGTGCGGCGGCTGTCAGATTATGCCTTACGGGTTTGGGCGTGTGCTTAGCGGCTCCATTTCACGCTTGGGCCTATGAGCAAGCTCCGGAAAAACATCGATTGACAATTGGCGCTTTGGGTGTTGCTTTAGGAGGCCTTGTTTTTGGGGCGCCCCTTCCAATGATCAGTTTATGGCTTTATCAAAAAACGGGGCTCATTGTTGCAGCGGCAATGCCGATCGTTGCCATTGGTGTCATGAGTCTTTACAGAATGTCTAAGGAACGATTAGGCTTGAGAACTCAGTCATGA
- a CDS encoding HAD family phosphatase yields the protein MRSFFSLKIKMLFLFSICFSFMVAETRAIVFDYGNVIVKTDREAIVQGLCRLFDSSEIEIRQAVMQAREVRHAGGHELGFWEDWAEKNGIELPGDWMKQYSDLCSKALKVNLDMVQLAQELKQGGYTTALLSNSILPKPLFMKTLGQYGELFNCIILSHDVKFRKPDPQIFRALFNELKLKPEECLFIDDSEKHIKAGERLGMDGIVFKSHDQLTRELAQRKILLEKDEKKIEIQSESL from the coding sequence ATGCGCAGTTTTTTTTCACTAAAAATCAAGATGCTCTTCTTATTTTCCATATGCTTCTCTTTTATGGTCGCAGAAACAAGGGCAATTGTGTTTGATTATGGCAATGTCATTGTTAAGACGGATCGCGAGGCCATTGTTCAAGGGCTTTGTCGGCTCTTTGACTCAAGCGAAATTGAAATCCGACAGGCCGTTATGCAAGCTCGGGAAGTGCGCCATGCAGGTGGTCATGAATTGGGATTTTGGGAAGATTGGGCAGAAAAAAATGGAATAGAACTGCCCGGGGATTGGATGAAGCAATATAGCGATTTATGCAGTAAAGCTTTAAAGGTGAATCTCGATATGGTTCAACTCGCTCAAGAATTAAAGCAAGGCGGTTATACAACGGCTCTTCTTTCCAATTCAATTTTACCTAAACCTCTCTTTATGAAAACACTGGGCCAGTATGGAGAATTGTTCAATTGCATCATCTTATCGCATGATGTGAAGTTTAGAAAGCCCGACCCGCAAATTTTTCGCGCACTATTCAATGAACTCAAACTAAAACCCGAAGAGTGTTTATTTATAGATGATAGCGAAAAGCATATCAAAGCAGGTGAGCGTCTAGGTATGGACGGAATCGTATTCAAGTCACACGATCAACTCACAAGAGAACTTGCCCAACGGAAAATTCTTTTAGAAAAAGACGAAAAAAAGATTGAGATTCAGTCTGAATCTCTTTGA